The following proteins are encoded in a genomic region of Nocardioides conyzicola:
- a CDS encoding M4 family metallopeptidase — translation MRTISGLAAAAALVVVAAGAPAGAAPSSLENEGTTYDVVGVITDANGTTHTRMVSRYDGLPVIGGDRVVHRGPSGAARGISQTLAAPLSLVTTPVVGVGVAESLVGPKAESSRLVVDATSGKGRLAWEVISGGKQADGTPSRLATYVDARTGKVLWREQQIETVDGSGQSLYSGTVPLKLTQSGSTYQLKDPTRGNTYTTDLNNKEDSLFCQIFGSGCQTGTLFTSPDTSFGNGATSSRESAAVDAQYGTNMTWDFYKTTYGRNGIFGDGSGSYNRVHYGNGYVNAFWDGTKMTYGDGDGTSYGPLVSLDVAGHEMSHGVTEHSANLTYDGESGGLNEATSDIFGTMVEFFAANANDPGDYLIGEEFDLAHHSGFRRMDNPAADGDSLNCWSSTAGNSDVHYSSGIGNHFFYLLAEGSGAKTINGVSYNSPTCNGSTVSGIGRDDAARIWYRALTVYMTSSTDYHGARTASLDAARDLFTAGSVQYNAVATAWSAVGVS, via the coding sequence ATGCGCACGATCTCGGGACTGGCCGCCGCGGCGGCTCTGGTTGTCGTGGCCGCCGGTGCACCTGCCGGCGCCGCGCCGTCCTCACTGGAGAACGAAGGCACGACGTACGACGTGGTCGGCGTCATCACCGATGCCAACGGCACCACCCACACCCGGATGGTCAGCCGGTACGACGGGCTGCCGGTCATCGGTGGCGACCGGGTCGTCCACCGCGGCCCCTCCGGCGCCGCTCGCGGCATCAGCCAGACCTTGGCCGCACCGCTCAGCCTCGTCACCACGCCCGTCGTCGGCGTGGGTGTCGCGGAGAGCCTCGTCGGGCCGAAGGCGGAGTCGTCACGCCTCGTCGTCGACGCGACCTCGGGCAAAGGCCGCCTGGCCTGGGAGGTCATCTCCGGCGGGAAGCAGGCCGACGGCACGCCGAGCCGCCTCGCGACGTACGTCGACGCCCGCACCGGCAAGGTGCTGTGGCGCGAGCAGCAGATCGAGACCGTCGACGGCTCGGGCCAGTCGCTCTACTCCGGCACCGTGCCGCTGAAGCTGACGCAGTCCGGCTCGACGTACCAGCTCAAGGACCCGACGCGAGGCAACACGTACACGACCGACCTGAACAACAAGGAGGACTCGCTCTTCTGCCAGATCTTCGGCTCGGGCTGCCAGACGGGCACGCTCTTCACCAGCCCCGACACGTCGTTCGGCAACGGGGCGACCAGCAGCCGCGAGTCGGCAGCGGTCGACGCGCAGTACGGCACCAACATGACCTGGGACTTCTACAAGACGACCTACGGCCGCAACGGGATCTTCGGCGACGGCAGCGGCTCGTACAACCGGGTCCACTACGGCAACGGCTACGTCAACGCCTTCTGGGACGGCACCAAGATGACGTACGGCGACGGTGACGGCACCAGCTACGGACCGCTCGTCTCGCTCGACGTCGCCGGGCACGAGATGTCCCACGGCGTCACCGAGCACTCCGCCAACCTGACGTACGACGGCGAGTCCGGCGGGCTCAACGAGGCGACCTCGGACATCTTCGGGACGATGGTGGAGTTCTTCGCCGCCAACGCCAACGACCCGGGCGACTACCTGATCGGCGAGGAGTTCGACCTGGCCCACCACTCGGGCTTCCGTCGGATGGACAACCCGGCGGCCGACGGTGACTCGCTCAACTGCTGGTCGTCGACGGCGGGCAACTCGGACGTGCACTACTCCTCGGGCATCGGCAACCACTTCTTCTACCTGCTCGCCGAGGGCTCGGGCGCGAAGACCATCAACGGGGTGTCGTACAACAGCCCCACCTGCAACGGCTCGACCGTCAGCGGCATCGGCCGTGACGACGCGGCGCGGATCTGGTACCGCGCCCTGACGGTCTACATGACGTCGAGCACCGACTACCACGGTGCTCGGACGGCCAGCCTGGATGCGGCTCGCGACCTCTTCACCGCGGGCAGCGTCCAGTACAACGCGGTCGCCACGGCCTGGAGTGCTGTCGGCGTGAGCTGA
- a CDS encoding class I SAM-dependent methyltransferase, producing the protein MALQTIPPRIRWAVDLMDVQPGDHVLEIGCGPGFGAEAICERLETGKVFAIDRSESGVDRTKRRGQRFVDSGRLTVRQIDLATLRVPVKRLHKVFAFNVNLFWIRSCADEVALLHERVLPGGAVYLFFDANRPELVPNIVRKASAALQEGGFRVSVVDQKAPPVVGIIGRR; encoded by the coding sequence ATGGCGCTGCAGACCATTCCCCCACGGATCCGATGGGCGGTCGACCTGATGGACGTCCAGCCGGGGGACCACGTGCTGGAGATCGGCTGCGGGCCGGGCTTCGGCGCGGAGGCGATCTGCGAACGGCTGGAGACCGGCAAGGTCTTCGCGATCGACCGTTCGGAGTCCGGCGTCGACCGCACCAAGCGTCGTGGGCAGCGCTTCGTGGACTCGGGACGGCTCACGGTCCGCCAGATCGACCTGGCCACGCTGCGCGTCCCGGTCAAGCGCCTGCACAAGGTCTTCGCGTTCAACGTCAACCTCTTCTGGATCCGCTCCTGCGCCGACGAGGTCGCCCTGCTCCACGAGCGGGTGCTGCCGGGCGGGGCCGTCTACCTGTTCTTCGACGCCAACCGCCCCGAGCTGGTGCCCAACATCGTGCGCAAGGCGTCGGCCGCGCTCCAGGAGGGCGGCTTCCGGGTGTCCGTCGTGGATCAGAAGGCGCCGCCGGTCGTCGGCATCATCGGCCGTCGATAA
- the dapB gene encoding 4-hydroxy-tetrahydrodipicolinate reductase — translation MKVGVLGARGRVGTEVCRGVEAADGLELVAAVDVGDDIGGLVSAGAEVVVDFTHPDVVMDNLEFCIDHGIHAVVGTTGFDDARLATLRGWLADAPAVGVLIAPNFSIGAILMMRFAAAAAPFYESVEIVELHHPNKADAPSGTARRTAELIAAARREAGLGPVPDATSTGLDGARGADVDGIAVHALRLRGLVAHQEVLLGGPGETLTIRHDSMDRASFVPGVLTGLREIGARPGLTVGLEHFLDID, via the coding sequence ATCAAGGTGGGCGTGCTCGGCGCGCGTGGCCGGGTCGGCACCGAGGTGTGCCGTGGGGTCGAGGCGGCCGACGGCCTGGAGCTCGTGGCGGCGGTCGACGTCGGCGACGACATCGGCGGGCTGGTGAGCGCCGGTGCCGAGGTGGTCGTCGACTTCACGCATCCCGACGTGGTCATGGACAACCTCGAGTTCTGCATCGACCACGGGATCCATGCCGTCGTCGGGACCACCGGGTTCGACGACGCCCGGCTGGCGACGCTGCGGGGCTGGCTCGCCGACGCTCCCGCGGTCGGGGTGCTGATCGCCCCCAACTTCTCCATCGGCGCCATCTTGATGATGCGCTTCGCGGCGGCGGCGGCGCCCTTCTACGAGTCCGTCGAGATCGTGGAGCTCCACCACCCGAACAAGGCGGACGCGCCCTCCGGCACCGCCCGCCGTACGGCGGAGCTCATCGCCGCTGCCCGGCGCGAGGCGGGCCTCGGCCCCGTCCCCGACGCGACCAGCACCGGCCTCGACGGGGCCCGCGGAGCCGACGTCGACGGCATCGCCGTGCACGCCCTGCGGCTGCGTGGCCTGGTCGCGCACCAGGAGGTCCTGCTCGGTGGCCCGGGGGAGACCCTGACGATCCGCCACGACTCGATGGACCGGGCGTCGTTCGTGCCCGGCGTGCTCACCGGCCTGCGCGAGATCGGCGCCCGACCGGGCCTCACGGTCGGCCTCGAGCACTTCCTGGACATCGACTGA
- a CDS encoding transposase, whose translation MTTSVVVLTVDQRGSRTGPDLIPEMLTGLATVPARVSFERTVGDELQGVLDHGAALADCVERLLRADAWNIGIGVGAVEEPLPDHARAGRGPAYLHARTAVTAAKSSPWHTRVVGDDPAARALETTIWLWAAVLARRSSRGWEVADLVAEGLSYGEVGERLGISQSAVSQRAQAAGIVESRRARELVAGLTAHLLGKDGPDDT comes from the coding sequence ATGACCACGTCCGTCGTGGTCCTGACCGTGGACCAGCGTGGGAGCCGGACCGGGCCGGACCTGATCCCCGAGATGCTCACCGGGCTCGCCACCGTGCCGGCCCGCGTCAGCTTCGAGCGCACCGTGGGCGACGAGCTCCAGGGCGTGCTCGACCACGGCGCGGCCCTGGCCGACTGCGTGGAGCGACTGCTGCGGGCCGACGCCTGGAACATCGGCATCGGCGTCGGCGCGGTCGAGGAGCCGCTCCCCGACCATGCGCGTGCGGGGCGCGGACCGGCATACCTCCACGCCCGGACGGCGGTCACCGCCGCCAAGAGCAGCCCCTGGCACACCCGGGTCGTCGGCGACGACCCGGCGGCCCGAGCGCTGGAGACCACGATCTGGCTCTGGGCCGCGGTGCTCGCACGCCGGTCGAGCCGCGGCTGGGAGGTCGCCGACCTCGTCGCCGAGGGCCTGTCGTACGGCGAGGTCGGCGAGCGGCTCGGCATCAGCCAGTCGGCCGTCAGCCAGCGCGCCCAGGCGGCCGGCATCGTCGAGAGCCGCCGCGCCCGCGAGCTCGTCGCGGGCCTCACCGCCCACCTGCTCGGCAAGGATGGACCCGATGACACCTGA